A DNA window from Cutaneotrichosporon cavernicola HIS019 DNA, chromosome: 2 contains the following coding sequences:
- a CDS encoding uncharacterized protein (Fibronectin type III-like domain) encodes MWLFDAILWFIFWILALLGLREHDYARDPPHKFTWSEARVRATRLVDQMSMDEKLNITSGRTGPCQANSGSVERLGIPSFCYNDGPAGLRHTDFTTQYPSQFTMACSFDRELVRELTERMSAEFAGKGVNVQLGPLTGGPLGRSPYCGRNWEAFSPDPYLSSTLSYVSIRAAQSSGLVACAKHYFMYEQAPVCSGPPDDEGVPTDCTQVSVTADDKTVKELYLPSFAEAVRAGVGAIMCSYNQINGTPACQSDDAMNRILKKELNFQGYVLSDFGATHSTAESANAGMDQELEGTWWYGDNLKHAVKDGKVPEERLNDMVTRILIPWIAFGQKDKWHAPSYTRWGLGDWVWFGDHLFENKHDDVRKADYADFVRQAAEQSHVLLKNDGVLPLNPGIRRIAVFGTDADYPTTIAGCGADLFCTEGEPSRRHWNGTVTIGGGSGAVYATYIVPPIEAISRRGRERGMRVDHVLRDDPAYYPAIGNVANTVQMCIVFVSVFLVEGADRVNLGLDNDGEKLIKHVADKCAGDVVVAIHAGGPVIMEDWIEHEKVKGVVWAGYPGQESGNAIANILFGDVNPSGKMAFTLGRREADWPPNNIVRKMPMIGKPRTAFDEKLAIDYKWFDTQGHMPRYEFGYGLSYTTFELSDLRVRPEHRKDTAIHKTAEAHLGPLELYDTMYVVRVDVRNTGDRSGGEVPQLYMSYPPSQRQPPRNLRGYDKVWLRSGQRVTVEFPLRKKDIAVWDVVQQAWRVPEGTFTLYAGHSSRELVLETTLEVQLE; translated from the exons ATGTGGCTATTCGACGCCATCCTCTGGTTCATCTTCTGGATCCTGGCTCTCCTCGGTCTCCGGGAACACGACTATGCTCGCGACCCACCCCACAAATTCACCTGGTCGGAAGCCCGGGTGCGGGCAACGAGACTAGTCGACCAAATGAGTATGGATGAGAAGCTCAATATCACCAGCGGGCGCACTGGGCCGTGTCAGGCCAACTCTGGTAGTGTTGAGCGACTAGGTATCCCCAGCTTCTGCTATAATGATGGGC CCGCCGGACTCCGGCACACCGACTTTACGACCCAGTACCCGTCCCAGTTTACCATGGCTTGTTCGTTCGACCGCGAGCTGGTACGCGAACTCACCGAACGCATGAGCGCCGAATTTGCAGGCAAGGGAGTCAATGTACAGCTTGGCCCGCTCACTGGCGGACCACTTGGCCGATC GCCGTACTGCGGGCGTAACTGGGAAG CTTTCTCGCCGGACCCGTAcctctcctcgacgctgtcGTACGTATCCATTCGCGCGGCACAGTCGTCCGGCCTCGTAGCCTGCGCCAAGCACTACTTCATGTACGAACAGGCGCCGGTGTGCTCGGGGCCTCccgatgacgagggcgtGCCGACAGACTGCACACAAGTGTCGGTAACTGCAGacg ACAAGACAGTCAAGGAGCTCtaccttccctccttcgCGGAGGCCGTCCGCGCGGGTGTGGGCGCAATCATGTGCTCGTACAACCAGATCAACGGCACCCCCGCGTGCCAGAGTGACGACGCCATGAATCGCATCCTCAAGAAAGAGCTCAACTTCCAGGGCTATGTTTTG AGCGACTTTGGGGCGACCCACTCGAcggccgagtcggccaACGCTGGCATGGACCAGGAGCTAGAGGGTACCTGGTGGT ATGGCGACAACCTCAAGCACGCAgtcaaggacggcaaggttCCTGAAGAGCGCCTCAACGACATGGTCACGCGCATCCTCATCCCGTGGATCGCATTTGGACAAAAGGACAAATGGCACGCACCGAGCTACACGCGCTGGGGCCTCGGCGACTGGGTGTGGTTCGGGGATCACCTGTTCGAGAACAAGCACGACGACGTACGCAAGGCGGATTACGCCGACTTTGTGCGCCAGGCAGCAGAGCAGTCGCATGT gctGCTTAAGAACGACGGCGTGCTCCCGCTTAACCCTGGAATCCGTCGCATCGCAGTGTTTGGCACGGACGCCGACTACCCAACCACGATCGCCGGCTGCGGCGCCGACCTCTTCTGTACCGAAGGCGAGCCCTCGCGGCGGCACTGGAACGGCACAGTGACAATCGGCGGCGGCTCAGGCGCCGTCTATGCGACGTACATCGTACCTCCCATCGAGGCCATCTCCCGCCgcgggagggagaggggtaTGCGTGTCGACCACGTCCTCCGTGACGACCCCGCATACTACCCCGCCATCGGCAATGTCGCGAACACGGTCCAGATGTGCATCGTGTTCGTGTctgtcttcctcgtcgagggcgctGATCGGGTgaacctcggcctcgacaaTGACGGCGAGAAGCTGATCAAGCACGTTGCAGACAAGTGCGCGGGTGATGTTGTCGTGGCCATTCACGCCGGTGGTCCGGTTATCATGGAGGACTGGATTGAGCATGAGAAGGTCAAGGGTGTCGTGTGGGCTGGGTACCCCGGACAGGAGAGCGGGAACGCGATCGCGAACATCCTCTTTGGCGACGTAAACCCGAGCGGCAAGATGGCGTTTACGCTCGGCAGGCGGGAAGCCGACTGGCCTCCGAACAACATCGTGCGGAAGATG CCCATGATCGGCAAGCCCCGGACGGCATTCGACGAGAAGCTGGCAATCGACTACAAGTGGTTTGACACACAGGGCCACATGCCGCGCTACGAGTTCGGCTACGGACTGAGCTACACGACATTTGAGCTGTCCGACCTGCGCGTGCGCCCCGAGCATCGCAAAGACACGGCGATCCACAAGACGGCGGAGGCTCATCTTGGCCCATTGGAGCTGTACGATACGATGTACGTTgtgcgcgtcgacgtgcgCAACACGGGCGACcggagcggcggcgaggtacCGCAGCTG TACATGTCGTATCCCCCGTCGCAGCGCCAACCGCCACGCAATTTGCGGGGATACGACAAAGTGTGGCTGAGATCTGGGCAGCGCGTCACGGTCGAGTTCCCGCTG cgcaAGAAGGACATTGCGGTATGGGATGTCGTCCAGCAGGCGTGGCGGGTGCCCGAGGGCACGTTTACGCTGTACGCCGGCCACAGCTCGCGCGAGCTTGTTCTCGAGACGACACTCGAAGTGCAGCTGGAGTAG
- a CDS encoding uncharacterized protein (Major Facilitator Superfamily), which translates to MSTRLTRSASRQSHRSNFSIISDAAPSTTGFSTPLPDTQTHDEQLTKLTPVQSADHGNAADDIGPPPDGGLEAWLCVLSAMFLPFCIFGFIMAFGQLQDYYLEHQLKGYDKATVAWLGSIVSFAEFSLAIFSGRFFDIHGARLLVSACTVLTFVAIVGLAFSTKYWHFLLSFLAFGVAGSLAYAPSGAVVAHWFLRRRSTAIGIVICGSGIGGIIYPFMLDKLFQRLSYRNTMLIIGGFNFVLMLPACFFMRGRLPPRTPPPWRDVRRPWSEPPYVFLVLGAMLYGMNIMSPTFASLTYAQNNRLPDNISVYSVAILQAGSVVGRLGSGVLADAIGVMKVWCSLGIASAIVMIALWVPPVGPAPAIIGLILWGVLNGAWFTLAGSATAAVSPLEETGMRFGMLITCLAVPSLVGPVISGTLITAANDKFTYAGIFIGVMFLVSGIVSNGVPVWGWYRRRAQVSEEKTAEEASRECEAGSTLDEKGMGMETK; encoded by the exons ATGAGCACACGTCTTACACGTTCTGCGTCGCGGCAGTCCCATCGCTCGAACTTTTCCATCATctccgacgccgcgccgtccACCACAGGCTTCTCTACACCACTCCCCGATACGCAGACCCATGACGAGCAGCTCACCAAGCTCACACCTGTCCAGTCTGCCGATCATGGCAATGCGGCGGACGACATAGGCCCACCGCCAGATGGGGGTCTCGAAGCATGGCTCTGCGTCCTCTCGGCCATGTTCCTCCCCTTCTGCATCTTCGGCTTCA TCATGGCCTTTGGGCAATTGCAAGACTACTATCTCGAGCACCAGCTTAAGGGGTATGACAAAGCGACAGTGGCGTGGCTGGGTTCGATTGTGAGCTTTGCCGAGTtctcgctcgccatctTCTCCGGCCGCTTCTTCGATATCCATGGCGCACGCCTGCTTGTGTCGGCCTGCACTGTTCTCACCTTTGTCGCGATCGTCGGCCTTGCTT tctCGACCAAGTACTGGCACTTCCTCCTGTCGTTCCTCGCGTTCGGTGTCGCCGGATCATTGGCGTACGCGCCCTccggcgccgtcgtcgcgcacTGGTTcctccgtcgccgctcgACAGCAATCGGCATCGTCATCTGTGGCTCGGGCATCGGCGGCATCATTTACCCGTTCATGCTCGACAAGCTCTTCCAGCGGCTCTCATATCGCAACACAATGCTCATCATCGGAGGATTCAACTTTGTCCTCATGCTTCCAGCGTGCTTCTTCATGCGTGGtcgcctccctcctcggACCCCGCCGCCCTGGCGCGACGTCCGTAGGCCATGGTCAGAGCCACCATATGTCTTCCTTGTCCTGGGTGCCATGCTGTACGGCATGAA CATCATGTCCCCGACCTTTGCTTCCCTGACGTATGCACAGAACAACCGGCTTCCGGACAACATCTCGGTTTACTCGGTCGCGATTTTGCAGGCGGGTTCCGTCgttggccgcctcggctCCGGTGTGCTTGCCGACGCTATCGGCGTGATGAAGGTCTGGTGCTCGCTTGGCATCGCTAGCGCAATCGTCATGATCGCGCTTTGGGTGCCACCAGTTGGACCTGCGCCTGCGATCATTGGACTAATCCTTTGGGGGGTGCTCAACGGCGCGTGGTTTACGCTCGCAGGCAGTGCGACGGCGGCTGTCTCGCCACTCGAGGAGACTGGGATGCGCTTCGGAATGCTCATTACGTGTCTCGCGGTACCTTCGCTTGTGGGCCCCGTCATTTCCGGTA cgcTCATCACTGCGGCCAACGACAAGTTTACTTACGCCGGGATCTTCATTGGCGTCATGTTCCTGGTCTCGGGCATTGTGTCGAACGGCGTTCCGGTGTGGGGCTGGTatcgccgacgcgcacAGGTCAGCGAAGAGAAGACTGCTGAGGAGGCATCCCGTGAGTGCGAGGCGGGCAGTACCCTGGACGAGAAGGGGATGGGTATGGAGACCAAGTAG
- the UBP1 gene encoding uncharacterized protein (Ubiquitin carboxyl-terminal hydrolase), whose protein sequence is MLAAHDLAAILPFVIAVAIAFIVSVTAKLNKMGLFSAPLALASPSPSASRHADREPRIPNDPGDHFPGMVNLSGTLCYMNSVLQAFASLPTLTGYLSRVIGAAESVDIPTPVCDALYDILADLNTGHAKHPAPLRPHVLLAALSPLPQIRRLLATREQQDAHELFVVLAEAVSDEAAKAAKEVARVRGGLNVALELLPNSLAPSLASSRAASPAPSAAPSIPPRPYPPPKRNDALSVPWEGLLARRRICARCGYSDVVRMDTLGGMELSVPRSGEVTLDDCISEYLAPEPLSDVTCDMCTTRATALKYAERAERLEGKKSRAHAAKVASRLRAMVEAGVVGNEGGAPKDVRWEVVRTECLRETAVTRAPQTLRFHFVRSEYTPYGQLLKKTARVAYPLMFDLGPYMARGVWEPKAALGSVAAALAGRGGSGVGGIGERPRALYRLQSAILHYGYAHSSGHFVAIRRKPGAPLGVPGKGWLRISDADVDEVGTDELASSAAQVFMLFYERVDLPKRKKIEPATEPEDWQGIALEPVNGDRGDVDDVYDEPRFTTNDGYIDSGPRSFAGLGTPLARASVDSLGVGIARMRTK, encoded by the exons ATGCTTGCAGCCCATGACCTAGCAGCAATCCTGCCCTTCGTCAttgccgtcgccatcgccttCATCGTCAGCGTAACCGCAAAGCTGAACAAGATGGGTCTGTTCTCGGCGCCCCTAGCCCTGgcctccccttccccctccgcTTCTCGCCATGCCGACCGTGAACCAAGAATCCCCAACGACCCAGGAGACCACTTTCCAGGCATGGTAAACCTAAGCGGCACGCTATGCTACATGAACAGCGTACTCCAAGCTTTCGCATCCCTCCCTACTCTGACAGGATACCTATCACGCGTGATTGGAGCCGCAGAGTCCGTCGACATCCCCACCCCAGTCTGCGATGCACTCTACGACATCCTGGCAGACTTGAATACCGGTCATGCAAAGCACCCGGCCCCGCTCAGGCCACAtgttctcctcgccgccctctcGCCTCTTCCACAAAttcgccgcctcctcgccacaCGAGAGCAGCAGGACGCTCACGAACTGTTTGTGGTCCTGGCCGAGGCCGTGTCGGACGAAGCGGCAAAGGCTGCCAAAGAGGTTGCGCGGGTGCGCGGTGGACTCAatgtcgccctcgagctccttccGAACTCCTTAGCCCCCTCActcgcgtcctcgcgcgcggcatcACCAGCCCCGAGCGCCGCACCCTCTATCCCACCAAGACCTTATCCGCCCCCGAAGCGGAATGATGCGCTCTCGGTCCCGTGGGAAGGTCTGctggcgcggaggaggataTGCGCGCGCTGCGGATACTCTGACGTCGTGCGCATGGACACGCTCGGTGGTATGGAGCTGTCGGTACCAAGATCG ggcGAAGTGACACTCGACGACTGCATCTCCGAGTACCTGGCGCCCGAACCGCTATCAGACGTCACCTGCGACATGTGCACGACCCGCGCAACGGCGCTCAAGTACGCCGAGCGTGCCGAACGACTagaggggaagaagagcCGTGCGCacgcggccaaggtcgcCTCCCGGTTACGCGCAatggtcgaggccggcgtgGTGGGcaacgagggcggcgcACCCAAGGACGTGAGGTGGGAAGTGGTACGCACAGAATGTCTGCGCGAAACGGCAGTCACACGCGCTCCCCAGACATTGCGCTTCCACTTTGTACGCTCCGAGTACACGCCGTACGGGCAATTGTTGAAGAAGACGGCGCGCGTAGCCTACCCACTCATGTTCGACCTTGGGCCATAcatggcgcgcggcgtGTGGGAGCCGAAAGCGGCTCTCGGGagcgtcgcggcggctcTTGCGGGACGAGGGGGaagtggggttgggggcATTGGCGAacggccgcgcgcgctgtATCGCCTCCAATCGGCCATCCTGCACTACGGGTACGCGCACAGTTCGGGTCACTTTGTCGCAATTCGGCGGAAGCCCGGCGCACCCCTCGGCGTTCCGGGCAAGGGGTGGCTGCGGATCTCGgatgccgacgtcgacgaagTCGGcaccgacgagctcgcgtcgagcgcggcacAGGTGTTCATGCTCTTCTATGAGCGGGTCGACTTGCCCAAGCGGAAGAAGATTGAGCCAGCGACTGAACCCGAGGATTGGCAGGGGATAGCACTTGAGCCTGTTAATGGTGATCGGGGGGACGTGGATGATGTGTACGATGAGCCAAGATTCACGACAAACGACGGATACATCGACTCTGGGCCCAGGTCTTTCGCGGGACTAGGGACACCtctggcgcgcgcgagcgtcgATTCATTAGGCGTTGGGATCGCGCGCATGCGGACCAAGTAG
- a CDS encoding uncharacterized protein (Domain of unknown function (DUF3844)): MRTHLLLLPAALAATQVYLFPAPEGQHAPMLNAEQASAVMSHHLGGDISAQDTPKDEGMWAHLVSLWDNGEKRPRVVILEGGHAQDVLPASLPSPSFYIADDAESVLEPFKTAAAEALERVSQLPIVKHLLDTLDLATSKAGQTLSRELSALVALADSLWSFTSAGWDAVCIRLDNAVEGSELWNTASRGVQAGLKSMTQPDSPPLLVIVKDAQPRFHYARQIEEPVEVAKNKSQTKPKSKGTDYSAPFVLLTGTSILLILFVIGGVALLFSIGEESLPSTLNLSVGGRKHD; encoded by the exons ATGAGGACACATCTCCTCCTACTCCCGGCGGCACTCGCCGCCACTCAGGTGTACCTCTTCCCTGCTCCGGAGGGGCAGCATGCGCCGATGCTCAACGCCGAGCAGGCAAGCGCGGTCATGTCGCACCACCTCGGCGGTGACATTTCGGCACAGGACAcgcccaaggacgagggcaTGTGGGCGCACCTCGTCAGCCTGTGGGACAACGGAGAGAAGCGACCTCGCGTGGTTATCCTCGAGGGCGGACATGCGCAGG ACGTGCTCCCTGCGTCGCTCCCGTCGCCATCGTTCTACATCGCGGACGACGCAGAGTCTGTCCTCGAGCCGTTCAAGACGGCGGCCGCTGAGGCGCTGGAACGCGTCTCCCAGCTCCCCATCGTCAAGCACCTTCTCGAcaccctcgacctcgctACCAGCA AGGCGGGCCAGACGCTCTCGCGCGAGCTGTCGGCACTCGTTGCGCTGGCTGACTCGTTGTGGTCGTTCACGAGCGCAGGGTGGGACGCCGTGTGCATCCGCCTCGACAATGCGGTCGAGGGCTCGGAGCTGTGGAATACCGCTAGCCGTGGCGTGCAGGCCGGTCTGAAGAGCATGACGCAGCCTGACTCACCGCCTCTTCTCGTGATCGTCAAGGACGCACAGCCTCGGTTCCACTACGCGCGCCAGATTGAGGAGcccgtcgaggtcgccaagaACAAGAGCCAGACCAAGCCCAAGTCCAAGGGCACCGACTACTCGGCGCCGTTTGTCCTCCTCACTGGCACTTCTATCCTGCTGATCCTCTTTGTGATTGGTGGAGTGGCGCTCCTCTTCAGCATCGGGGAGGAGTCGCTGCCATCCACGCTCAACCTCAGTGTGGGCGGGCGGAAGCACGACTAG
- a CDS encoding uncharacterized protein (Ribosome biogenesis protein SLX9) codes for MPRATKTSSRRHESAVALPKRAFAAPTASEKVLPGANPFATIAEPAPTKPAKVKEPVFYGSIAAGAAAHPYSRSHFRREKRKAKSAVALGGGLGSVALALGEVAGDEPVDKVEKGKAKSKKEVMEDVVRRREEEARRKAEEGKIGEGAGHGLKEKARRKQISANAQRIPAVMAHPAFKANPWATIREHASNSLAEAQAVKDVAERKKATAAQQERDKVRVPASMKGMEIE; via the exons ATG ccgcGCGCAACCAAAACATCATCACGCAGACACGAGTCGGCCGTCGCGCTGCCCAAGCGCGCGTTCGCGGCGCCAACTGCTTCGGAGAAGGTGTTGCCTGGTGCTAACCCCTTTGCGACG atTGCGGAACCAGCCCCAACAAAGCCGGCCAAGGTAAAGGAACCGGTGTTTTACGGCTCGATTGCTGCTGGTGCAGCCGCGCATCCCTACTCGCGCTCCCATTTTCGCCGGGAGAAGCGTAAGGCCAAGTCTGCGGTCGCGTTGGGTGGGGGACTGGGATCGGTCGCTCTCGCACTTGGAGAGGTTGCTGGTGATGAGCCGGTGGACAAGGTGGAAAAAGGAAAGGCGAAGagcaagaaggaggtgaTGGAGGACGTTGTCCGGCgacgggaggaggaggcgcggagaaaggcggaggagggcaagatTGGCGAGGGGGCGGGACATGggctcaaggagaaggcgcggAGGAAGCAGAT CTCGGCCAACGCACAGCGCATCCCGGCAGTCATGGCACACCCCGCATTCAAGGCCAACCCGTGGGCTACGATTCGCGAGCACGCCTCCAACTCGCTTGCTGAGGCTCAGGCTGTCAAGGACGTCGCGGAGCGCAAGAAGGCGACGGCAGCGCAGCAGGAGCGGGACAAGGTGCGCGTGCCTGCTAGCATGAAGGGTATGGAGATTGAGTAG
- a CDS encoding uncharacterized protein (helicase superfamily c-terminal domain), translated as MEYHYQGQVVVRVEVIPNDGPRKNAVARLKALFEILERGWDGGGGRVLAPPPEDIGTGMQALYALIDNPPEPSFGAPQFIRDEEVFEGLRNYSNPYGVETTLYAYQIRSVARMLQMETNPGTMFDPSYSRFTSATGEQYYVNLSNMDIKRKPAEFSLNRGGILCEQMGVGKTLMCLTLILVSLNQHTSIPEGMDVTELMNDDELRTYSTETMATYRTAIGIGEDEALEDPEWSEAELKGTPSLQSMCADIVSKLYPGASRLDGLSPNGKRLLERPLFFYRFPPPVRLPRGAKLVRHIPPQRTYVATSTLVIVPPILVKQWLAEAEKHLSPGALLIKVIEDDKEDLPPVKELMKYDIVLMSVDRFRREGRHEDGEPPTTPLISARWKRIILDEGNNAANAKSDAVLLATQLSIERRWIVSGTPTQYLKQGTESAAEAFLQSEGMLRVDSAAESRSSTPLEPNHVTTKKGGLKGTKGSKFRPPSPGHWTKADESDLNRLGHMLSGFLASEIFNITDFRKWVKKPLRAKDGPGYGAVERVRQLMSAVMVKHRPGVIDAEVPLPASAMAVEPLRLSHWQRLTYNALMGLVSANVYTSEGQDPDYLLHSKNLESLNQVVINFHLALTWFTSTDMDLEGSIRRTSEHLVKKRDKMSLERIAAIEKAIEHIREAAETPGWREWMDNGAASLPFSVPTLPLAVAESWSEAPDNEPLLVDAHSLIQMRKLNTRGTMPNKLALSGWDERAKKPRAQAFMEVMQKAEKLWRDGERVKEPDLSHHRDDKKAAADKPNAPKVARNRHYKDPIDARLEAAERNAARVTNDRLPRPLPATITAVSVSNKINWVVRAVLSAPADDKFLIFATWEESAHLSEAFSLTGIKSVYAGVKVDRSARNRAIVEFKQGVPVCILDLKLGSRGLDLTVANRMIFLGPVWNPDVQAQAVKRIHRIGQTRPTRIDILVTEGTFEEGIVRRESSLRSNEEEKRYSRMLVEHPRFVHPESADECGFPISLVPPGTASAIEEEKYASMLAEFAGRANAAREKPMDVDGDAGPSTPMMEPDNDPSSVSTAIVTPSTADIEMTYGSNVKKRSADGSPKPKPRKRIRFADE; from the exons ATGGAATATCATTACCAAGGTCAAGTAGTTGTGCGCGTGGAGGTCATCCCAAACGACGGGCCGCGGAAGAACGCCgtggcgaggttgaaggCGCTGTTCGAGATTTTGGAgaggggatgggatgggggtgggggaCGGGTGCTGGCGCCGCCG CCCGAAGACATTGGGACGGGCATGCAGGCCCTCTATGCGTTGATTGATAATCCCCCAGAACCGAGCTTCGGCGCGCCGCAGTTCATACGTGATGAAGAAGTTTTCGAGGGGTTGCGGAACTACAGTAATCCTTATGGGGTGGAGACAACGTTGTATGCGTACCAGATT CGCTCCGTCGCCCGCATGCTCCAGATGGAGACGAACCCCGGCACCATGTTTGACCCCTCGTATTCGCGCTTCACCTCGGCCACAGGCGAGCAGTACTACGTCAACCTTAGCAACATGGACATCAAGCGCAAGCCGGCCGAGTTCTCACTCAACCGCGGCGGCATTCTCTGCGAGCAGATGGGAGTCGGCAAGACCCTCATGTGTCTTACGCTCATCCTGGTCTCGCTCAACCAGCACACATCCATCCCTGAGGGCATGGACGTGACCGAACTCAtgaacgacgacgagcttcGTACTTACTCGACCGAAACCATGGCCACGTACAGAACTGCCATCGGGATCGGCGAAGACGAGGCACTTGAAGATCCAGAATGGTCCGAGGCGGAGCTCAAGGGCACCCCGTCTCTACAGTCCATGTGTGCTGATATTGTGTCGAAACTGTATCCGGGCGCATCACGGCTGGACGGTCTTTCTCCGAACGGCAagcgtctcctcgagcggcCGCTCTTCTTCTATCGCTTTCCCCCGCCTGTTCGCCTTCCTCGTGGCGCCAAACTCGTGCGTCACATCCCTCCACAGAGGACGTACGTCGCCACCTCGACGCTTGTGATAGTGCCACCCATCCTGGTCAAGCAGTGGCTTGCTGAGGCTGAGAAGCACTTGTCCCCTGGCGCTCTACTCATCAAGGTCATTGAAGACGACAAAGAGGATCTGCCACCTGTCAAGGAACTGATGAAGTATGAC ATCGTCCTGATGAGTGTCGACCGATTCCGGCGCGAGGGGCGTcacgaggacggcgagccGCCAACGACCCCTCTTATATCTGCCCGCTGGAAGCgcatcatcctcgacgagggtAATAACGCGGCCAATGCCAAGAGCGACGCTGTACTCCTCGCCACGCAACTATCTATAGAGCGACGGTGGATCGTCAGTGGCA CGCCTACTCAGTATCTTAAGCAGGGCACGGAATCGGCGGCTGAGGCATTCCTTCAGTCTGAAGGCATGTTGCGTGTCGATTCTGCAGCCGAGTCACGCTCATCCACCCCACTTGAACCGAACCATGTCACCACCAAGAAGGGTGGACTCAAGGGTACAAAGGGGTCCAAGTtccgccctccttcccctGGCCACTGGACCAAGGCTGACGAGAGCGACCTTAACCGTTTAGGACACATGCTTAGCGGCTTCCTTGCATCAGAAATCTTCAACATTACCGACTTCAGGAAGTGGGTCAAGAAACCCCTCCGTGCCAAGGACGGACCAGGTTACGGCGCTGTTGAGCGTGTTCGCCAGCTCATGTCAGCAGTCATGGTCAAGCATCGTCCAGGTGTCATCGATGCAGAGGTCCCGCTTCCCGCAAGCGCAATGGCCGTGGAGCCGCTCCGGCTCTCTCACTGGCAGCGCCTCACGTACAATGCCCTCATGGGGCTGGTTTCCGCCAACGTTTACACCTCTGAAGGACAAGATCCCGACTACCTCCTGCACTCGAAGAACCTTGAATCGCTGAACCAGGTGGTCATCAACTTTCATCTTGCCCTGACCTGGTTTACGTCCACGGATATGGACCTCGAGGGCTCTATAAGACGTACTTCGGAGCACCTGGTGAAGAAGCGCGACAAGATGTCTTTAGAGCGCATTGCTGCCATCGAGAAGGCGATTGAGCACATTCGCGAAGCGGCGGAAACTCCGGGTTGGCGCGAGTGGATGGACAACGGTGCCGCGTCGCTTCCGTTCTCCGTGCCAACGCTGCCATTAGCTGTGGCCGAATCTTGGTCCGAGGCCCCCGACAACGAGCCACTCCTGGTGGACGCACACAGCCTTATCCAGATGCGTAAGCTCAACACACGCGGCACCATGCCGAACAAGTTGGCATTGAGCGGCTGGGATGAACGCGCGAAGAAGCCTCGCGCTCAGGCGTTCATGGAGGTGATGCAAAAGGCGGAGAAGCTGTGGCGCGATGGTGAGAGAGTGAAGGAACCTGACCTCTCGCATCACCGTGATGACAAGAAGGCGGCCGCCGACAAGCCAAATGCCCCGAAGGTGGCGCGGAACAGACATTACAAGGATCCAAtcgacgcgcgcctcgaggcggcggaacgGAATGCAGCTCGTGTCACCAACGaccgccttcctcgtccgctTCCGGCCACCATCACAGCCGTGTCCGTCTCGAACAAGATCAACTGGGTCGTGCGCGCCGTCCTCTCCGCACCTGCAGACGACAAGTTCCTGATTTTTGCGACATGGGAGGAGTCTGCGCATCTCAGCGAGGCGTTCAGCTTGACTGGCATTAAGAGCGTGTATGCTGGTGTCAAGGTCGACCGGAGCGCGCGCAACCGTGCCATTGTTGAGTTCAAACAGGGCGTGCCTGTGTGCATCCTGGACCTGAAGCTCGGAAGTCGAGGCCTCGATCTTACCGTCGCGAACCGCATGATTTTCCTGGGACCGGTGTGGAACCCGGACGTTCAGGCGCAGGCTGTGAAG CGTATCCACCGTATAGGCCAgacgcggccgacgcgTATCGACATTCTCGTCACGGAGGGTACGTTCGAGGAGGGTATTGTGAGACGCGAGTCGTCACTCCGCTccaacgaggaggagaagcggTACTCGCGCAtgttggtggag caccCGCGCTTCGTGCACCCCGAGAGCGCGGACGAATGCGGCTTCCCGATCTCGCTCGTGCCACCTGGCACGGCGAGTGCCATAGAAGAGGAGAAGTATGCCTCCATGCTGGCCGAGTTTGCTGGCAGAGCCAATGCAGCGAGGGAAAAGCCTATGGACGTGGATGGAGACGCAGGTCCGTCGACCCCAATGATGGAGCCCGACAATGACCCGAGCTCCGTCTCTACGGCGATCGTTACGCCATCGACCGCAGACATCGAGATGACGTACGGGAGCAATGTGAAGAAGCGCTCGGCAGACGGCTCACCGAAACCGAAGCCGCGCAAGCGCATTCGCTTCGCTGACGAGTAA